A single Defluviitalea saccharophila DNA region contains:
- a CDS encoding D-2-hydroxyacid dehydrogenase, with amino-acid sequence MKILSSLNIGENNVERLEKKFDCVEFYMYKDIEQAGDHLEDAEIFVTFGFDTTADLIEKMKKLKWIQCMSTGIDMLPFETLKERNILLTNVTGIHGIPIAEYVMAVILNDRIDGFRLYEQQKNKIWKRKMNFEEVFGKTITILGTGTIGKEIARKAKAFDMKTIGVNTSGKPVDYFDEIFPTCELNKALSQGDFVVDTLPLTHETKKILGKEQFASMKDSAYFINIGRGATVDEGALIEALQNHIIRGAALDVFEKEPLPQDSPLWTMKNVSITPHISGLSNMYMNRAVPIFEHNLKTYIEGKEDYINKVDLNKEY; translated from the coding sequence TTGAAAATACTATCATCTCTCAATATTGGAGAAAACAATGTAGAACGTTTAGAGAAAAAATTTGACTGTGTTGAATTTTATATGTATAAAGATATAGAGCAAGCAGGAGATCATTTAGAAGATGCAGAGATTTTTGTCACTTTTGGTTTCGATACGACAGCAGATTTAATTGAAAAAATGAAAAAATTAAAATGGATTCAATGCATGTCAACGGGAATAGATATGCTTCCCTTTGAAACATTAAAGGAGAGAAATATTCTTTTGACCAATGTTACGGGAATTCATGGAATACCTATTGCCGAGTATGTAATGGCTGTTATTCTCAATGATCGTATTGATGGCTTTAGACTTTACGAACAGCAGAAAAATAAGATATGGAAAAGAAAGATGAACTTTGAAGAAGTATTCGGAAAAACAATAACGATTCTTGGAACAGGTACCATTGGAAAAGAAATTGCAAGAAAGGCGAAGGCTTTCGATATGAAAACCATAGGAGTAAATACCAGTGGAAAACCTGTGGATTATTTTGATGAAATCTTCCCGACCTGTGAATTGAATAAAGCTTTATCTCAAGGAGATTTTGTTGTAGATACCCTTCCTTTAACCCATGAAACCAAAAAAATATTAGGGAAAGAACAGTTTGCAAGTATGAAAGATTCTGCTTACTTTATTAACATCGGAAGAGGAGCAACAGTGGATGAGGGGGCACTCATTGAGGCGCTTCAAAACCATATAATAAGAGGAGCAGCCCTTGATGTATTTGAAAAAGAGCCTTTGCCTCAGGACAGTCCCTTGTGGACAATGAAAAATGTATCTATTACCCCTCATATTTCGGGTTTATCCAATATGTATATGAATCGAGCAGTGCCTATTTTCGAACATAATTTAAAAACTTATATTGAAGGAAAAGAGGATTATATCAATAAAGTAGATTTGAATAAAGAATATTAA